The proteins below come from a single Mucilaginibacter mali genomic window:
- a CDS encoding AI-2E family transporter produces the protein MIKRRPSAKETSYTHKVWQTVAIVALLAVVILIARVAFNVLLMVLAGALIATFFHGFGDLIQRHTRLGRRPAMIIAVAGSFALLGLMLWFMGTTIQHQVAELSDKLPQTISNVKAKMSTSPIGQKILQSVSGDNSQKLMTTAQTFFSTSFGVLGDIYIIMFLGIFFTANPSMYKNGILVLVPSGQKDTGKHIINRISLALKGWLKGLMVSMVLVTIMISTGLLIIGVPVAMVLGLITGLLEVVPNFGSVLAMIPGVLLALTISTNTGIIVALLYITSQTITANIVNPLIQKKMINLPPALTLISQLIMGAISGALGIILAVPLLAITVILVDELYVKTIDGGKVTDEGELEAKT, from the coding sequence ATGATAAAACGCCGCCCATCCGCTAAAGAAACATCTTATACGCACAAGGTATGGCAAACGGTGGCTATTGTGGCGTTGCTGGCGGTGGTGATACTGATAGCCCGGGTAGCTTTTAACGTATTGCTGATGGTGCTGGCCGGCGCGCTGATAGCTACCTTTTTTCACGGTTTTGGCGATCTGATACAACGGCATACCCGCCTTGGCCGCCGCCCGGCCATGATCATTGCCGTTGCAGGCTCGTTCGCCTTGCTGGGGCTGATGCTGTGGTTTATGGGGACTACCATACAGCACCAGGTAGCCGAGCTTAGCGATAAGCTGCCGCAAACCATTAGTAACGTAAAAGCTAAAATGTCCACATCGCCTATAGGGCAAAAAATACTTCAAAGCGTATCGGGCGATAATTCGCAAAAACTGATGACCACGGCGCAAACCTTTTTCAGCACCAGTTTCGGGGTGCTGGGCGATATTTATATCATTATGTTTTTGGGGATATTTTTTACGGCCAACCCATCCATGTATAAAAACGGCATACTGGTATTGGTGCCGTCCGGTCAGAAAGACACGGGTAAACATATCATCAACCGTATTAGCCTGGCGCTAAAAGGCTGGTTAAAAGGGCTGATGGTATCTATGGTGCTGGTTACTATCATGATATCTACCGGGCTGCTTATCATTGGTGTACCCGTGGCTATGGTACTGGGATTAATTACCGGCCTGTTAGAGGTAGTGCCCAACTTTGGTTCGGTGCTGGCTATGATACCCGGTGTACTGCTGGCGCTTACCATCAGCACCAATACGGGTATTATTGTAGCCCTGCTTTATATTACCTCGCAAACTATCACGGCAAATATTGTTAACCCGCTGATCCAGAAAAAAATGATCAATCTGCCGCCGGCCTTAACATTAATTAGCCAGCTAATTATGGGGGCCATATCCGGCGCGCTGGGTATTATACTGGCCGTACCCTTACTGGCCATTACGGTTATTTTGGTAGATGAACTCTACGTAAAAACAATAGACGGCGGCAAGGTAACCGATGAAGGCGAATTGGAAGCTAAAACCTAA